The sequence below is a genomic window from Bombus affinis isolate iyBomAffi1 chromosome 13, iyBomAffi1.2, whole genome shotgun sequence.
AGTTTTACACATTGCCAAAGCGAAGGAATAACACGATACATGGTCCCAAAGAAACGATCAAAAATTGATATATTgaaaatttatgtaaaattaaaaaattacgaatcaatattttcatatggtgtataaaaaaaaaatgcttgAGGAACAAAAATTGATCACCATTTACTAGGACGTATTTAATACAACTTTAGTTGTTATTAGTCTGTTCTTAATTCTTCGTTTACAGTACTCAATTTGTTCTTAATCCGTATTCGTTGCTTTGGAATAATTACAAGCGTTTCATCATCTCTTTTCTATTTCATCGTAATTCTTTTGTTGTGAAGTTtgtttataagttataatgcacATATAAGAAGAATATATTGCAACAGCAATACTATTGAGAAGCGTATACACGCGAAATTTTGCAACGATAATATATTTGTCATTTGCTGGTCGAATATACATTGCAATTATGAATCAGATAGGATATACTACACAGTAGTTCATTTATCAATGGATTATGTACAATACGATACGACAatcagaatttttcatttattatgcGATTACCGTATTGTTGTATAAGGATAATTAGGACATAATGGTAAAATGAGATCGTCCATATTTGGCAAAACAACCAGTTTTTCAAATTCCCTGAGTAACTTAGTTTCTATCCATTTTGTTATATAAACGATATTAACCGTTCTCTCACCAACCGCGGGTTTTACGGTAAGACTCACTTTCGGTACTGGCTTAAAACCGTACCATAAACGATCGGATGGTGCTGGTGGAATGTTTAATGATAGACAACCTTCGATACTTGAAACGGTAACCATCAACCGAATCTCCGTATTCGAAACACCTTCCATAGCCCTTCGAACATAGGACAGTTCGGTGgcctgataattgaaacacatGAAAAAGCAAATATTAATAGGTATCGATCTGAATGTTACTAAATAAATGTTTAGAAAATGTAACAAAACATATTTACatgttgaaaatatttatttgcagCTATTTTATCCACCATACTAAGAAATTTTCTTCCAGATGATTGCGTAGATCTGCAAAaaataaacgaagaaagaaagagagaaaagaaaaaccagATAGATTAAGAAATCGACGTAGAAGAAAATGAATGATAAAATGATACTACTATTATAACTTACGTTGTTTCTTTGGACATATTATACGATTGCGTTCTAGAATTATCACAATCGTCTTCTGTAGACGTTTCTGGCGTATCTTCTACATCACTATCGAAAATTGGTGATCTAGTTATCACTTCGTTTGATTTTTTTGTTGAAATAATCGTATCATCAGGAACTGATCCAGTTCTtgtcaatttcattaaattcaatTTTGTTTCAACAGTCATAGTCAAGGATCCTTTATATGTTATATCTAAATTAAGCCAGAGACCTCTTTCGTTAATTACTGGTTTTGTTACATTGTGAATAACAGGAGATCCTTGACCTATTGCTACCTCTGAAACCAAAAGGCACTCCATAAAATATGGTAGCTTTATATTGGATAACTTGCGTTGTATTTTATCCTGTATAAGATGTATAGTTTCAGGACACTTGCGTACGTCGAAAAGTATACGAGCTATTAGACAATTAATCCAAAGTGAGTTTTCAACAGATGTGGAAATTGCACCTTCTGACATAGGCAAACAACTACTATCCAAGTATTTTGCCATATAAGCATTATAATTAAGCTCAGGTATGGTTTCATGTGAATTACTAGCTGAAAGAGAGCTTTTTGATTCTGCGTTGATTTTATGTTGTGTTGATTGAGTATTAGGTATATTGGATGTATCAGTCGCAAACAGTAATGAATCATTTTTTTTAACAGATTGAGATGCAGCTAAAATTAAACGTCTGTACCAATCTTCTTTTTCACGATCAGTTCTggcaaaaataaatatttttaatttattttttcgttCACCATTATTATGTTCTCCTCCCTCATCTCCCTTCCCCTCtctctcctcttcctcctcttcatcttcctcctcctcttcttcctcttcctcctcctcctcctccccctcttcctcctcttttttcttatttcttttcttGTGTACTTTATTATGAGAATAACTACCATAGTCATCAATTACCATCTGTGCTTTTTCTTCTTCTGATTTTTCTAAATCTTGTCCTTCTTTCCGTCCATTCTTTACTTTCTTTTCATTATCTCTTTCTCCTGCTACTTTTACTGTTATTTTcttcccttcctcttcctcttcttcttcctcctcttcatCATCTTCTTCTTTCATCTCATTCTGCctcatttcttttctttgtgTGCTCTTCTGTTGTTCTTCTCTTCTACTCTGCTTTTCCTCTTCCcactcttcttctttttcattccaTGTTTTTACAATTGATTTCTTACAAGTTTTTATCTCACTTGAAATatctcttcgtttctttttttttctattagTACTAATGTAACTCTTTTTCAAGTCTCTTCTTATTTTATCCTCCTCTTTCTGTTGTTCGTTGTAGTCTTCATCCTTCTTTTTCAACTTCTCTTCCATATAAATTTCTGTTTCTTCATTCTCTACAAAACATTCTTCATATTCGTTGTCAAGATAATCACTAACTGAatcgtaattataatttttattgtcaTCGTCGTCTTCATCGGTATCTTCCACTTCCACAAACTCACAAAATTCTTGTCTTACTATTGGTTCCTCATTCTCCATATTGACAAACAAAATTTCATTCTCATCTTGTGTTTCTCCATCTaatttttttgtatattttttatcaaatttatatttGACTTTTTCTTTTAGGTCCATTTTGTGATAACTGTTTATCGAATATTCATCACTGGTTGTACTTTTCAAAATTACATTACAAATTAATGCTTCCTTTTCGAGGGCTATACAAATCGGATATTTTTTACTCCATCTTCTTCTTCTGGCAAGCCCGTGAGGAAGAAGTTCTATCTTTGCTCCAGTTAAATTATAAGCTCTCTTTTTAacgaattttaatttatgtttaGGCTCATCCCAGACAGCTTTCTTTGGAACTTTTATCCTGGTTTCCAGAATACGCAAAATATTTCCCTCCATTCTGAAGAAAACAGACTTTGTGCGTGCCACATGATAATTATTCGGTTCATAATTATAAGGCAATTCATTTAACCAACCTTGATATCTTTCAACCACAGCATGTTCCTCTACAGCTGGAATCTCTAAAACATGTATTGGCTGACTAGAAAGGTATTCTTCATCTGGCAAAGTGGTTAAAATCTTCTTCAGTTTTGTTACTATGTCATAGAAGGTAACAGTTACAAAAACACCCATCATAAAGCCCAGTAAATACTCTGCTAATGGAATAACATAATAAATGCAGGAAATAGCAATGAGAACAGCAATAGATTTATATGTTGCTTggcaaattaattgtttaatcaATTGTAAAAACACAGTTTTGAAATCTATTTTCTTTGAAAATGCTATTGAGCTTGCATAGGTCTGTTGTggaaaataattattgttactACTAGGTGGCTCTGAATTTGATGAATCATTTATTGAAGAGGAAGGAATATCTTCGCTGATGTTTTGTGGAAATTCAGAAGCTTCAATGCCACTCTCAACACACTCAtcctgtaaacttttgtctttTAAGCCAGTTTTTACTCCAGAGAAACCTACGTATCTGGCTGCATTGCCTCTTTTACGAATATCATCCACCTTTTCATCGCTAGGTGTAACACAACCTTGATCCTCTAAATCACTGACACTTGAGCTTTCTGCTTTGGAATGACGTCGTTTCCGTTTGTCACTTTTTATTTCAGACAGTTTTTCCTCGAACGTCTTGGTTATTTTTCCTTTAATATCGGAGAATACTTTCCATGGATCTAAGGATGGCGGCGTACCTTCTAGCAAAATATTTTCCGCACTGACAGAGCGGGTTTCCGAGTTGTTTTCGGAAATATCCGACTCGTGAATGCATCTCGATGGAGTAGAAGTTACTTTGGAGGAGATCTTTTCGCATTCAGGTGTTAATCGCTTCTCTTCGTCTGTGCTAGGATATATTTCTTCCAATTCATCGTCACTAGCATGGTAATGAATTACAGGAACTGAAGTTGCAATAGGTTTACCTTGCCGAAAGAGAAACAAACGATCGATCAAGTACCTTTTGTCATATCGCTATTACGTTAACTCTGTAAAATAGATACTTATTTATCGGATTTTACCTATCTATCTAAATTAGTCTCACCTTTTATCATGGCCAGTGTTATT
It includes:
- the LOC126922985 gene encoding testis-expressed protein 2, with protein sequence MSAKHSPRKITLAMIKGKPIATSVPVIHYHASDDELEEIYPSTDEEKRLTPECEKISSKVTSTPSRCIHESDISENNSETRSVSAENILLEGTPPSLDPWKVFSDIKGKITKTFEEKLSEIKSDKRKRRHSKAESSSVSDLEDQGCVTPSDEKVDDIRKRGNAARYVGFSGVKTGLKDKSLQDECVESGIEASEFPQNISEDIPSSSINDSSNSEPPSSNNNYFPQQTYASSIAFSKKIDFKTVFLQLIKQLICQATYKSIAVLIAISCIYYVIPLAEYLLGFMMGVFVTVTFYDIVTKLKKILTTLPDEEYLSSQPIHVLEIPAVEEHAVVERYQGWLNELPYNYEPNNYHVARTKSVFFRMEGNILRILETRIKVPKKAVWDEPKHKLKFVKKRAYNLTGAKIELLPHGLARRRRWSKKYPICIALEKEALICNVILKSTTSDEYSINSYHKMDLKEKVKYKFDKKYTKKLDGETQDENEILFVNMENEEPIVRQEFCEFVEVEDTDEDDDDNKNYNYDSVSDYLDNEYEECFVENEETEIYMEEKLKKKDEDYNEQQKEEDKIRRDLKKSYISTNRKKKKRRDISSEIKTCKKSIVKTWNEKEEEWEEEKQSRREEQQKSTQRKEMRQNEMKEEDDEEEEEEEEEEGKKITVKVAGERDNEKKVKNGRKEGQDLEKSEEEKAQMVIDDYGSYSHNKVHKKRNKKKEEEEGEEEEEEEEEEEEEDEEEEEEREGKGDEGGEHNNGERKNKLKIFIFARTDREKEDWYRRLILAASQSVKKNDSLLFATDTSNIPNTQSTQHKINAESKSSLSASNSHETIPELNYNAYMAKYLDSSCLPMSEGAISTSVENSLWINCLIARILFDVRKCPETIHLIQDKIQRKLSNIKLPYFMECLLVSEVAIGQGSPVIHNVTKPVINERGLWLNLDITYKGSLTMTVETKLNLMKLTRTGSVPDDTIISTKKSNEVITRSPIFDSDVEDTPETSTEDDCDNSRTQSYNMSKETTSTQSSGRKFLSMVDKIAANKYFQHATELSYVRRAMEGVSNTEIRLMVTVSSIEGCLSLNIPPAPSDRLWYGFKPVPKVSLTVKPAVGERTVNIVYITKWIETKLLREFEKLVVLPNMDDLILPLCPNYPYTTIR